DNA from Rhodoligotrophos defluvii:
CCAACCAATCGGAACTGAATTTAGATCGGGGGTCAAGTGGATCGATGGTCTTATTGCGCCGAAGTGATCGAAGCTTTCTAGAGCTTGCTATGTCTCTGTGTTAGGAACTTCAGCGTGCCTCACAAGTAGTTGTTGGATAAAGTCAGCATGAAAGAGAAAGATAGCCGGTTCTCGCAATATGATCCGGCAACGCAGCTGATCAGGGCTGGCGCCGGCTATGCCGAGCATGGTTTCGTCAACCCGGCCGTCTATCATGCGTCGACGGTGCTTTTTCCTGACGTAGAGACGCTCGCCGCCCGAAGCCAAGCTTATGTCTACGGGCGTGACGGCACGCCCACCCACCGCGCCCTCGAACAGGCCATCGCCGTGATCGAGGGCGGGCATTCCGCCCTGCTCTGCCCTTCGGGAATGGCGGCGATCGCCACCACCTTGTTGTCGCTCGTCTCCGCGGGTGACCACGTGCTGATGACCGATTCCGTCTATCGCCCTGCCCGCCATTTCTGCGAGACGGTCCTGCGCCGCCTCGGGGTGGAGACGGAGTATTACGACCCGCTCGTCGGCGCCGGCATAGAACGGCTGATCCGGCCCAATACCCGCCTCGTCTATACCGAGCAGCCGGGCTCGCAAACCATGGAGATCCAGGACATCCCGGCGATTGCCGCGGCCGCCCACAGGGCCGGCGCGCTCGTCGTCATCGACAACACCTGGGCCACCGGACGTTTTTTCAAGGCTTTCGCCCACGGCGCCGACGTGGTGGTCACCGCCGGCACGAAATATTATGGCGGCCATTCCGATGTGATGCTCGGCGCCATCGTCATGAGCGAGCCGCTGGCGCGCCAGATCGACCTGGGCCACCACGCGCTTGGCGCCTGCTGCGGGCCCGACGATGCCTATCTCGCCCTGCGCGGGCTGCGCACCCTGGATGTCCGCCTGCAGCAGCACATGGCGAATGCGCTGGCGCTCGCCCAATGGCTCGAGCAGCGGCCGGAGGTCGATCAGGTGCTCTACCCCGCCCTGCCGGGCGACCCCGGCCATGCGCTCTGGGCGCGGGATTTCACGGGCGCCTCCGGGCTGTTGTCGGTGATCTTGAAGCCAGTGACTCGAGAAGCCGTCGCCGCCATGCTGGATGGCCTCGAGCTGTTCGGCATGGGCTATAGCTGGGGCGGCTTCGAGAGCCTCATTATCCCCTTCGACCCGCGCGGCTATCGCACCGCCACCCGGTGGGAGAAAGGCCCTGCGCTGCGCATCCACGTCGGACTTGAGTCGGTGAACGATCTCATGGCCGACCTCGACGCCGGCTTTCGCCGCCTCGATACGCCGCGCTAGCGGCTATTGATCCCGGGCCCAAGCACATTACCTTTGCTCCGGCTCGTGAAGGAGGAGGACCAACCCTTGAAGACGTGGCTGTCACTGATCGGCGCCGCCCTCATGCTTGCG
Protein-coding regions in this window:
- the metC gene encoding cystathionine beta-lyase; translation: MKEKDSRFSQYDPATQLIRAGAGYAEHGFVNPAVYHASTVLFPDVETLAARSQAYVYGRDGTPTHRALEQAIAVIEGGHSALLCPSGMAAIATTLLSLVSAGDHVLMTDSVYRPARHFCETVLRRLGVETEYYDPLVGAGIERLIRPNTRLVYTEQPGSQTMEIQDIPAIAAAAHRAGALVVIDNTWATGRFFKAFAHGADVVVTAGTKYYGGHSDVMLGAIVMSEPLARQIDLGHHALGACCGPDDAYLALRGLRTLDVRLQQHMANALALAQWLEQRPEVDQVLYPALPGDPGHALWARDFTGASGLLSVILKPVTREAVAAMLDGLELFGMGYSWGGFESLIIPFDPRGYRTATRWEKGPALRIHVGLESVNDLMADLDAGFRRLDTPR